GCACACTAGAGTCGTGCTCAATGCTGTGATTTGATGATGTgcgagaaaagaaaaagatacaTGAGAGGTACAAATCTACACTGAAAAATCATTGTGATATACGCTGGCCAGCTGTGTGTGAGACTTAATACAAATCAGACATTCACTACAGATAATGCACCATCCACAGGTCGACTTCAGGATAATGTCAACACACCCAGATGTCCAACATCTTCAAGacaaacaaataatgaaaatggAAACAGCTGACAGCAAACCCACCTAACTGACAGGCTGTGCTTTTCGAAAAACAGCACTTAAGAAACAAAGAGCACACGATGCAGAGAATCAAGATATAACTGCTAGTTAACACAATCGCACCATCTCAGTATGTTTACACTCCAAGTGAGACAAAACAACACTCAATCTTTCATAACAGAACACATTTTCTCTTTCAGGCACATTTCTGACAAATAAAAAACAgtcgatttttttaaaaatgctgcTACATACACCTTTGATGCCCCAAACTGCTGCAGCATGTGCTGGTGACTCCCAAAATTCTGCTTTTGGTGTCCAAAAATACTGcatgcaactaaaaaaaaaactcaaaccgCAGCAAGCACCAATACTTTTCCCAATAAATCTGTGAGACGCCCCCCAACATGTTGCTTCACATGCATGTGATGTTCTTAATCTGCTGCAGTATACACCTATGACACCCCCCAAATACTGAAAGCACCTATGGTgcataaaatgctgcatgcatcTGTGATGATGCCCAAACATACAGCATTCACCTATATCCCCAAAACCCCTGCAAGCACCCCAAAATGCTGCATGTGCCTATGACTCCCAAATTCTGCATGCACCCATTGTTGCTCAGATATGTTGCTATGCATGCCTGTGCTGTCCAAAAATGCAGTTACATGCATCTATGATAAAGCCCATGCATTGCATGCACCTACAACAAACCAATCTGCCTCGAACACCTATGATGCCCCTCAAAATGCTATTGCACACATTTACTATGCCACAAAATGTCTACAACATGTGCCTATGACTCCCAAAACGCTGCATGCTTAATGTTGCTCAAAATTTATGCTTATATCAATAAACACCCCAAACTATTGCAAAGCAGtgtcctgaaaaaaaatgtacatagCCACGATGCCCCCCAAAATGCAGCTACATTGGCATGCAACGCTCTAATCTGCTGCAGCATGCACCTATGACACCCCCGAAACACTGCATGCACGTATGGTGGGTGTCCAAAAACGCCGCACTCGCCCCctgttgatgaaaaaaaaaatctcgccACATTTATCACGCCCCAGAAACGTTCCATGCACTTGAAACGTTCCCACGCGCACGATGCCACACACAATGACCATCAACACGACGCCTGCGAATGCTCTCTagctaggcagctcactagggtttgAGACACGGCCCACGGCGCGCTCTGAAAGCGAAACGAAAAAATGTGCAACATAAGGACACTAGCACGTGCTCTCGGTTCTTCTGCATCACAACAATAACAGCGAAGCCGATGAGGATGAAGAACACCGAGAAGATGAAGGTTATAATCACTCACACTCGAGGCAGCTGCAGGGGTGGCGCCCCCCGCCGCAGAAACACCCCGTCCACGAACACCCCGTTCTTCCCCAGACAGCGCAGATAGAACTCCCCCGAGCCCGTGTCCTCGGCGGCGGCGCTGAAGACCTCCAGGTGCCGGCGGGAGATGAAGCTCGAGTGGCCCATGCTCACGTCCACCGAGCCCTGAGACGAGTTCCGACCCACCGTCACCGAGCGCTTCTTCATCACATACTCAAACTCGCGGCCCTCCAGGCGGGCCATCGCTGCCATCTTTATCTCTCCACACACAGGGGACGGGGCAcgataaatatgaatataaaatatgaagGGGGTGAAATGTTAAACGTGCCTGACCAGGGACACCAGCAGCATCAGCGGCGGCGACTCGACCCACCGCCGCGATTCACcgcaaagagaaagagaaggggGCCTTAGCCAATCAAAGCGTGCTGCTGGAGGTGCCGCTGTGATTGATACGCAGGCCAGCCAATCAGAGACGCGTTAGGGGATGCAGTAATTCAATCGCAACCAATGAAATAAGGAATATGGAAGACTCGACGGATTGAAGGTCGGTTGCGCTGTGCCTCAACACGCATGTGTGTGGAGAGATGTCAACACTGGACTGGAGATCAGTCATGGACTTGAAATTAATTCATAATACTACGGCGATAATAAattatcgaaaaaaaaaaaaacatttaaaaccatttaaaaaacaacaacaaaactttaaCATTTAAGACTTGCACTATTAGTTTtctaatagctttttttttactataactataacattttttatttattagctatataattatataaaaactcaaaaagtcagaattatcaTATcactattgtcctcatttgtaagtgacTTTAGATAAATGTATCTGCTAAATGGCTAAATGTACacgaatattgaaaaaaataactatgTGATCTAATATAATACTAAAGTATGTAAAAAAACAGAATCTTgtaatatagattttttatttttaaatattattattcattttttttaatgtacagcaAACTTGCAAACAAAAGTTCCTTTACAATTcaatataattgttttcataCTATGTTTAaaatttcgcaaaaaaaaaaaaagaagttcctAATTCATAAAATGAGATTTAATATAATTAAGGTTTTAGATCATGGTGCATTTTATATTCTAATAGTTCACATTTTTACCCGACATGCATCTATCTTCATAAACGCGTATCATAATGTATCTTTAGAAACTAGAAAGTGTATCTCTGAGTGACTTAAACGGAGTAAATCCACTCCGTGGTTTAGTCCTCTCCAGGTCTGCAGTCTCGATTCCCCCACAATCCTCCGCGCCGTCCGAGACGCGTGTGTTTGTGTATGGAGGTCATGAAAACAAACGCGTTTACTCGAGCGTTGTGAGCGCGAAGATGACCCTCCTCAGTAGCAACACTCACTCTGTCCTTTAAAAGTTCAGCTGGGGCCGTTTCTTCAGAAGCGTGAACCCGCACAGGGAGATGGCCGCAGAACATGTGCTCGTGCAGGGTGACGTCATCTCTTCCTGGTGTTTGTAAACAGTGCTGCTGGGTGTGTTCACACCCATCACACCCGACAACAGCTCCTGGAGGAAGCACAGGGTGTTTGCCTAACAATAGAGAACACCATGGCTTTCACACTTGCTAAAAAgcaccaggtttttttttttttttaaccatttctaCAGTATAGTAAGAACCAtgttttttgaatgggtttttactaatattgaaatgaaaatgaaattcgAAAATGAAACCAtatttaaatgcacaaaataacTAATTTTACATTCGGGCATTTATGTGTTTGATGTCTgccccttttttcttttcttttcttttttttacatggatTCAAAAGAATTGAGCTTTCTACAGAGCTCAATTTACATTTGACAAAACTAGTGCGacaaattcatttggacaacaaaTAGGATGTTAAACATTGTCCATTTGCATTTTCAGAGTTTATTGGTTATATACAATTTAATCAAGGATGTCTAAACTTTCAACTATGCCTATGCAGGGATGGAGAACAAGATTTTGGGGGTGTTGAGACCCAGAACAAATGTGACTGAGCAATTAAGCTGTAGTAagccttttttattaaatacctggaggtaatacaaaaatattacagaaagTGTCTAATTCAAAACTATCTCAATtatcaatgtttgtttgtttttgtgtaaagtggggAGATCccatagacgtaatggtttttatactgtagaaactgtatattctatcgccattcaccaaccctacccctaaccctcacaggaaactttgtgcatatttactttttcaaaaaaaactcattctgtatgatttataagcgtttaaaaaaatggggacatgggttatgtctcataagtcaccctctccttgtaatacctgtgtcatacccatgtcattatacagagttgtgtcctgatatgtcacaaaaacatgcccacacacagacacacacacagacacacacacacacacacacacgtttgtgaATGGCCGTTTGATTTACATTTGAGAGAAAAATAGGCCATCTGTGATTCAGGTAGATCTGATGAGTTGAAAACACTTGCTACTTCATACTCCAATACAAAACCATGCTGAACATTGACAataaagagatttaaaaaaaatgctatggCAGGGATTTGATAATGTCTAAAATCCGTTAGCAAAACCTGTGAAAAGAACTATATTACAAAGTGGAAATGGTAAATGAGACAATAAATTATCCTCTGCTGCCAATTATCCTCTAGTGGTCATAATGGGTATCACGACattcattttaatagtatttgTTTTTCAACCAGGTGGAATTTTGGCAGTTGAAATCTTCAGATTAGCATGGCAAATTTTCCATGAATTATCTTGATAAGTAATTgtgaaacaaaataattatatatattcaaattaccTAACTAAAAAGTgagaaatattacataaaaataaataaataaagtgatttcTGTGTTAAGTTGTGCCCCTGGCCACCAGAGGGAGACGTTAAGCTGTCGTCATGTGCTTGAGGAGAGAGTATGGTGACAttctcataaaataaaatcactgcTCAAGCTAATGTTCATTGTTTATAATGGTTATTTGACTGCCATATTTTTTGTACCTCAattcatattgaaaaaaaaagcatacagcAGGTGTATGACGAATAAAAACAGGTTGTACATCATtgaaaacaacaataacagcacACATGGTTTATATATTCTAATGTTACACTCATGTAAATTCATTCAGTAGACTAAAGGGacctacaaataaaataagagtCCATAACTAAtgcttctctcctgattcagatgagacaacttcCTCACagaaggaagcgttattatgaattatggacttgtattttacccagaagcaacagtttgaagttggaaatgttttaatgatggatttgtttcttacaaatcaAGTTTTTCACttttcaagacattaactgatggagtgGTGTGCATTACTtgtttattattgtgatgtttggactctcattctgacggcacccattcactacagagcatccactgatgaactgatataatgctacattcctccagatctgttctgatgacgaaacaaactcatcttggatggccttttCGACTATTGTCCGCTAGtattcattttagggtgaactattcctcaaTATGAGATTTTGTAAAAATGGGGAAGTATCCTTCATGcgatcaaaaatatataaaagattaATACAGTAAAATGGACTGTGGGAAATGAGAGACATGCTCATTCTAGAGAGCAttggatacaaaaaaaaaataaaaatggtatatGCCCTGTGAAAAAGATGGGTCATTAATATTGTTGGTGCATTTACCTCGAGTGCATCCACATATTGGACAAGGAGGAATTGTTGGATTATACCAACATATTAGTTTCCACATTAATTATACGGATCATTCGAAATGCAATCCTTATTATGTGATGAAACATGATGTTTGGCTGGCCTCATCCATTAACTCTCTTCTTCTGTATGGCTTCACTCtttcttctcacacacacataaattgcTTTTTGTGCTTCATTGTGGTATTTTCTGTATCTACCAGTGCCCACCAGGATGCATGCTCATGGGTTATTAAAATAAAGAGCGGATCGATCGATATTCAGCACTCCAGAAAACCAACAATTACATTGGAAAGCTCTTACAGAAACCATTTAGGAAACCAGTGTAATAACTCAGCTGGAGGACCGCGGCTAACCAAAGCATCCCACTTATGCAGAATGGGATTTCAGCAGCTTTTACAAGAATTTAGCAAATGTAGCCCAGCCCCTAAACTGTAAATAAACATCGGGGGCATCATGAATCAGAATAATCAGAAGCATGGGATTTTACTGCTCGTATACAGTGTTTTacagaatattctttttttttcttcctacaATTGCAAATgtgtatttcacaattctgataCACAAACCTTTTCTCACATTTGCAATTCTGAGTTCACTGTATATCTtgcataatttaatatatatactgtactgtaaattTCAAGAccgtaattaataaaaaatgtcagaAAAGTCAAAGCTGTTAGATTAATGAAAAATATGTTATTACCTTATTCAATTTTTTAATCGAATGGGGGAAACTAGCTTCCGAAGTTTTCCAAGTAATTAAATGGatctttcaccaaaaaaaaaaaaaaatgaatgaaaaataccAGATGATTTACTTACCCTCGAGTAGatgcatatgactttcttttttcagaccaATACAATCAGCATTTGTTTTATTCCTGGCTCTTCCAGGATTTATAATGGTAATGAATGACGGTCATAAATTGTTCTACACACCGCTCTGGGGTTTAATAAAGGCATTCTGAAGTGAACTGATGCATTTGGCAGGattaatatccatatttaaaactttataatccATAGTTATCTGTTGTATATGTGTCCACGAGAGAGTGACGTTCCAGTGGATGACGTAAGAGCATAAAGATGGGTTGAGAATATGCTAGTCTTGTGAGAATCAAGTTGTTTACAGCAAACGAAAACCTGTCTCCTCTCTTAGCTTATACTGaaattttccaacattttctttacaaatcctggTTTTTTACTTCTAATTTATGAGCGGTGTTTTGTTGTGCTCTCTTCTTTGTGCTATCACATTCATCACTTCTCACCGAAGCCTGTGCTAGGCTTACGTCAGTCTCGCGCTGGAACGCCTCTCTCTCGTGAACGTGCGTACAACAGTCAGCCGAAGCTACAGATTATACTGTTGCACAAGAGCAGCGTTCACCAGACCAAGTGAACATACCTCGGCCACACCTCCACCCTCCATTGTCAGATATTTCAATAACAAACCTGTCTTCATTATCAGATACCTGTCTAGTAAGTTTGTCAGTTTATCTGCTGATGGCCTTTCTTCACGTGTTTCCTTAAACAAATGGAGCATGATAAATTACAAACCATAAAAAACCCAACGGCCAAAGTCGCAGTCCAGAAACGTCCTGAGCACCCATTTGACCCGTTTGTTATGAACATCTTTATAAACACTAGATGTGGCACGGGAGCACTACATCTCAGATCTAAACTAGATGGGCTATCTCAAGTTATCTAGGCATTGAGGAGAAGTAAAGCCAGGATTCACTATCTTGGGCAGATCCTTATCTGTCTTTTTTTAATAGTCTTTTTACTAAAATGACATTTAGTCATATTTTAggcattttagtttttagtttttagaccCAATTGAGCTCTCTCTTGCGTCGTCAGATTTATCCATAAGTGTGCTCTTCTCTTACTCACACATATTGACACTGTTTAATGTTTTATGCAACGTGCAGCAAGTGTGTTAGCTTATGTCCCGCCGGTTCATATGTACGCATCTAACCTTTGCGAATTGATTTTTCAGAAGTGAGCAaatatcatagacagtaaaagaaatggacacagcgaccccattggaactcaattgagacaagtgaagcccatttttagcattttttagcacttccgtttctgacgcgcagactcaaactaagcttgacgacgtcagcaacctgtctgacagatgtaaatcttctagtagctgtttgtgcaaactgccatcgttaatcttgcagagacggcgagcttgagcggggagttctttgtcgtgagtgagcaggagtaagtattctgattaattattttgtatagtattttaaaatgtaacgcccgtatacgccatattaagttaattgcctgtgagcttctcctcctgtctgtacggtaatatgacagagagtcgagtggttatgacgcaatcgttagcctattttttacaaaactgtttatacggggccataatgtaacatagaaggtaatggagccctttatacattgtcgtgtatctttagaaataaataatgcatgacCAACATGCAGTGTGTCAGTAGATCccaactggttttgcttcagcaTCCAATGTTTACATTAAAACATCAAGTATTCATTGTACCGAACAGAAATGTCTTTAGATCTGAACActgaaatgcaatattaatatcaCCATGATTTACATAATCTGTAACAGACCTGTCAAACTGTTTAGAAGAAGTTTAATCATGTGACAGCGGAGTTCATACTGACACCTGCTGGTGTGGATGCAGCATTATGGAAACCGTCAACCATTATCTATTTATACTGCACACAAAAGGACTTATTGGGTGTTTACTGAGATACGTGTAGTATTGGACTGGTCACATGATCTCAACCTGCTGGACACCAGGACAGGGAAGCACCTGATACAAaatcagaaagagaaaacactgtGCGTCATGCTCACAGGGAGGATCTCTCACGCTCACTGCTGATGTTTGGCCTGGCGTTTCCAGTTCATCTGGTTTCCAGAAACACATCTCTGACCAAAACAAAAGACTTTGGAAGACAACACCCCAGTCGTCACTGACCaaacaaaaacttaattttataaattaatcttatGTGTAACATTCACAATAACCACAGCATcattttatacataaattaaatgtaaactattaaataaataaaaaaataataatttaatttaaatttatgcatttttatccaaagcgacttacagtgcattcaggctatacatttttacctatcatgtgttccctgggaatcgaacccacaaccttgcgtttgataccaattgagctacaggaacacattatACATCaacattatacattaaaaaattttttcTGTTCTTAATGATTACACGGGTTATAATAACAACAGTTTTTGTAAACCTGTAAATAATGGCTGTGGACTGTGGAAAATGCAAGACATTAATCATAAATCAATCATTCGTTTTCAGTAGAGTGCAATAATCATAGTGTCTATGGTCAAGCTCAGCACTTGAGAGGTTCACCTGAGGTTTTCCAACAGTTTCCATAAAGTGCATGACAGGATCTTCCAAAAAGAGGCAGGAACTAGACATGATACTCAAAAAAGAAGTCTCTCACATTCATGATGTGATCAAAAAATGGAAGATGTAGTTGAAGTAGCTGCATTTTTGGATGTCAAACTGTCCAGTTCTTTGCTACTAAAAATTCATTGAAAGGATTTATCTTCATTCTCATTCTTGAGATCACTGTTAGAGTTGAATTTCCCAAGACGATGATGATGAAACGGTTGACTCCAGCAGGACTTTAAGAGACacgtcattcattcattctgtcaGTCACTCAGAGATTCCAGGAGTCATCTCGTTTTCCTGAAGTTCATTTATTCGACGTCTCCAGTCTATATTCCTCCTCCGGTCCATGCTCACTTGGGCAGGAGTTCGCGGTATGGCACCGTCAGGTTCCCCAGGTACCAAAAGATCCAAAACACCAAGCTAAGGAAGATGATGATCGGTCCGGACAGGACAAACAAATCCCAAAAACTGATGGGAGCAAAAATGCCAATGAGGAGGAGAACTAGTCCGGCTACGTCAAACAGAATGGCCAAGAAGAGAAAGAGGAAGCAGCGTCCCACTCTTTCCTTGCAGTCCATCTTGGAGAAGCTCAGGTGAGGAGAGCCGAGGGACGTGTGGCAGGTTGATGAGCCTGAAGAATGAATGACAGGAACGTTCGCTCCACAAGACTTTCAGAAAGCAGCTCTCCCACATTCTTGCGCGGTGCATTTCTTTGACGGCTGGCATGCAACCACCAAAACAAGTTCAACTGCCAGCCGAACACATACTGAAAATCTCAAGACTTACTTTAACGCATATCCGCCGTAACAGTGGATCTACTAAATAAACTCTTGAGAACAGATTCGGAGAGACGTCAAACACAGCTTCGTCAAAGCACCGGCGCAGATGAAGCATTACCAGTTTTGCTGAGTTGTTATCTCAGTTACGTAATACTCAAACAACCAGTATGAGATGAGTCAGAAAAAAACACATTGCACATTTCAGGAAGTCACATGAATTGTGATTCAATTTGAAAATTAACCCTAACACTCAGAGGTTAGGCATTAGATCAAATCACTAACCGTAAGCAAAAGTGACTAATCAAACATCACTAATGAACCAAGAACAGTACAGTCATATGGGTCAAATGTGATTTAATCGTGTATATCTTTGATACAAACTGAAAACAGCTTTaactttaaacacatttcataTTGCATTGCTCACAACAACAGCAGCTAGAGTGTAGTGAGTCAAAGAGGGAGTGTTTAGTCACGATTTGTTTGGCATGTCAAGatgacatttatatttacatacatcatccattttttatacatgtatacatttatatatatatatatatatatatatatatatatatatatatatatatatatatatatatatacggccAAAATATATTGGTAGAAAAGTTATTTACattagttttaaaacattttagaaaacattttgaccctgtttgtatattttgaaatatatatatatacatacacatatgtaaagtttttaaatgttCGCTTGTGTACCAAGATGAAGCCACAGGTCCCATGTTTAAACTCTCAGTCCTCTGTGTTTGCTTTGGGACTGGTTCGGTCGCTGGTGACATCACTGAGTGTAACAAATGAAATGGCTTGACTCTGGAGGAGTTTGCATGAACTCTCAGCTTTCACTTTGAAAGGGAAATGCATTCATACAATGCATGAGGTGGTGCGTGAATTCACAAATGAGGATGTGCAAAAAAACAAGGGCTGTACCCGGGTAGCTCTTTACACCAACAGAGAATATCAatgataacaaaacaaaacacaagtgGACACAATGACACACAATGAATGTCTATACATCAGACAGtattttggccattttgagatGATCAACATTCGGCTGGTGATGTTGAAGCATTATAAATTCTTCTAATGATTTTTTTGCAAGTAGAGTTCATTTCACCAGTTTGGTGTGCATTAAATGTATTACAGTGTTATATCATCCACCCTGCTTTATAGATATCAAGCCATTGAGAAACTTCAACCCCCATATAAACACAACAGACGGTTGTGTTTCACTacatttaagcagttttactaaaGTAATATTGTACCATTTCAATTGCACGCAGTTTCTCTAAATGATGGCAAAAGTTTGAAGACCATTGAAGGTTCTTGGCTATTCAGTCATTGTATTAGGAcctagaaaaaagaaaagaaaacaagcttCGTAATTTTTCATGAGAATTCACGAATGAATAAGAGAGTgtgctttaatttttaaatccATTTGCACATCTAAAATGGATATTAAAGGTCAGGCATGATGTTGTTTAAATGATAAATACTACAAAACCAATGCATGCAAGACTGTACATAGAAATACTGCATGTATACAAGAAGTATGATCTTATGCAAATAATCTAAATTGTAGGTTTAGATTTGCAGCTTATCTTGGTAAACAATACACACCAGTTCAAATAAAACACACGGATGTTCATTTATGAAAATGTCATGTGCATATCATGAAACTGTAAAGATCGAGTCACATACTGGGAGTTTTTTCTGTTAAATTGAACATTATTGTGCTGGTAGTTTAGAGTTACCTCTTCTCAGAGCCGAACATCAATGCTCTCTGGCTGATCGTCTGGCGTCTCCTCCTGAGCTTGATCAGCGTCTGCTTCAGGACCGTCTTCTGACCGGCTCTGGTCTTCTGTCTCCTCTGGAATCGGTTTGCAGGACTCCTCGTCCTCGTACCCTTGGTTCTGGTAGCACATGAACTGATCATCGTCTGACTTTTCTTTGGATAGTTCATCACATTTGATCAAATCCGACTCGGGATCTTTGTGTCCTGGGAAAAAGGTGGATTTCCCCCAAGTTACGTTTCGAAGGGTGGAAGCTTTGCTTCCTGTTCTCTCACCTGTGTAAAAATAACAGATGAGCTTCTATTATTAAATCAATATACACAAATACAAGAATAAACACAGACTGGTAATGGTTATTTAATCAGTATTTAATCTTCTTTTTACTTATTATCTTGAAAGaactaaaaaaatgtgtttgagagTGGCTTTGTATCTTTAGGTTTAATAGACgactatttttattttgaagaacatgTTTGATTTAACAGGATTTTTGACTTTCTATATGGatctttgtatttatatatatatatatatatatatatatatatatatatatatatatatgttaaattcTAGGATTTCAAGTCGGTGTTTTAGCATCTGTTAAATAATAAAAGGCATCTCACCGGTGTTGTCCTTCAGGTGTGTTTTGGAAAGTCTCTCCGTGAGCTTCCTCGCGAGTTTTTTGACGCTGTCTGCGGCGCTCGGGCTGCGCGCCAAACCTTCATCCTTCACCCTGATGTTCCCCACATACCACATGATCCACAAGGCCAGGCTGGCGAACAGGACCAGCGCGCCGGTGTGGATGAGGAAATCCCCGTAAAACACGCCGTGCATCTGCACGTTACCGAAAATCCCGACGAACAGCAGAATCACACCGAGGATGTCGAAGACGATCGCCATGACGAATAACGGCAGGCAGCTGCCGATGGACCTCAGCGCCAGCATcttcaggaggaggaggaggatgctgCAGCTCCCGTCGCTAGAGGAAGAACTGCCGAGCTCAGGTGAGACG
The nucleotide sequence above comes from Carassius gibelio isolate Cgi1373 ecotype wild population from Czech Republic chromosome B3, carGib1.2-hapl.c, whole genome shotgun sequence. Encoded proteins:
- the LOC127953711 gene encoding uncharacterized protein LOC127953711, giving the protein MLALRSIGSCLPLFVMAIVFDILGVILLFVGIFGNVQMHGVFYGDFLIHTGALVLFASLALWIMWYVGNIRVKDEGLARSPSAADSVKKLARKLTERLSKTHLKDNTGERTGSKASTLRNVTWGKSTFFPGHKDPESDLIKCDELSKEKSDDDQFMCYQNQGYEDEESCKPIPEETEDQSRSEDGPEADADQAQEETPDDQPESIDVRL